The DNA region TTTCTTTGGAGTCAATGCTTGATCTTGCCAAGAAAACAATAGCGTCTAATGCTGATATCAAGGTCATGACGACTAAAGTAACGGTGCCGGACCAAAACACAATAAGCTATGCTTTGCTAAACTACACATTTGCCGAGGCTCCTAAGGCGTTACATGGGATTAAGGTCTTGGGGTGTCATAGAATGCCATACCCTTATGTAGTTTACTATTGCCATGGTCATAAAAGTGGAACAAAAGTCTTTGAGGTTAATCTGATGAGTGAGGATGGGATACAACGAGTTGTGGGACCTGTTGTTTGCCACATGGACACGTCGATGTGGAACGCTGATCACGTGGCTTTTAAGGTGTTGAAGATAGAGCCAAGGTCCGCACCGGTTTGTCACTTCTTCCCTCTTGATAACATTGTGTGGGTAGCTAAGTAGCTCTAGTGGATATGAGTATTTTGTATTCAAATAAGTAATAACTATggctttaaataaaataaaagcctTGTTGGCTTTGGTAATGCCTCTTTCGTGTGATTTGCATCTTCTAACGTTAAAATATTAGTTCGATAATTAATGTAAAAACACATGTAAATCTTGTGTCCAGATACACTAAACATCTAACTAATTTAGTAatgaacaatacttaggttcacccctggGGTGAACTTTTTAAATTCACCTCACTTCTATTAGCCAATTAAATTGCCACATAGGattaatgacaaaaaatattaaatacattttttaaaagccaaaaaatcttttaaatgtcaattttaacaaaactaataccgcaaactaaactctaaatccaaaccgtaaccctaaacctaaaccctattccctaaacccaaatcctaaaccctaaacccaaatcatatactctaaactctagactctataccctaaaataaaattctatatcctaaaccccggggttcgtccccggtcaatattagatcaaacaaaacaagcaaTAGGGAGCGTAGCACTGACGCTCTAGTAACAAAGGTCAGGACTTCTCGCTTTTAGCAGTcttcaaaacactaaacccaaaccctataccctaaatcaaaccctataccctaagaCGAagctctaaacccaaacccaaacccttgggtttagaatttacagtttagatttagaatttagcGTTTGATTTttgggtatagagtttgggtttaggatttagggtttgggtttagggtttgggtttagggtatagaatttgggttcaggattatggtttggatttagggtttagtttgtggtattaattttgtttaaaattgacatttaaagattttttggctttttaaaaatgtatttaatattttttgtcacTAATCCTATGTGGCGATTTGATTGGTTAATAGAAGTGAGGTGAATTTAAAAAGTTCACctcaggggtgaacctaagtattgttcgttagtaatatactaatatatcgctaaattatccaaaatatttcttaACCGAAAATTATAGTATTAGTTTAtcagatattaatttatactatttACAACCAAAACTATTAATTAAGCAGATATATTCTctctgttttaaaataatatat from Raphanus sativus cultivar WK10039 chromosome 8, ASM80110v3, whole genome shotgun sequence includes:
- the LOC108818803 gene encoding BURP domain-containing protein BNM2A-like, with the translated sequence MASLRFSVTFPALLFLLLSLWVVEAHTSRKLISNNDQEGQNISHLFKDGVFEDPTMYMFFKIDDLKLGTKLPIYFDKNDLRKLPPFLTRQEADLIPFSESKLDFLLNHFSISKDSPQGKAMKETLQRCDFKGIEGEYKFCGISLESMLDLAKKTIASNADIKVMTTKVTVPDQNTISYALLNYTFAEAPKALHGIKVLGCHRMPYPYVVYYCHGHKSGTKVFEVNLMSEDGIQRVVGPVVCHMDTSMWNADHVAFKVLKIEPRSAPVCHFFPLDNIVWVAK